The sequence ACGTCGCGGGCGCCAATTTGCAGGGGCACGATGAGGTTCATTAATCCTAAAATCATCGGCATGGCGACAAAGAAAATCATGATCACGCCGTGGGCGGTGAAGATCTGATCATAATGTTCTGGTGGTAAATAGCCCGCGCCGCTGCCGGTGGCGGCAGCCGCCAGCTGGGTGCGCATCATGAGGGCGTCGGCAAAGCCGCGCAGCAGCATCACCAGCGCCACCAAAAAATACAAAATGCCAATTTTTTTATGGTCTACCGTGGTGAGCCATTCGGTCCACAGCCAGCGCCAGCGCTTGAGGTGGGTGAGCAAAATGAGTAGGGCGACGGCGCCGACCACGATGAATAAGGCTGCGCTTAGGGCGATGGGGTCGGAGGGGATGGCGTCGAGGCTAAGTTTACCGAGCATGGGGCATCCTTTTAGGGCTGGGCGGGTTGAGGGCCATTGAGGGTGGGGCGTTTGGCGGCAAAGCCCGAGTCGCTGCTGGTGGCTTGGCCGACATCGATGGCGAGATGACTGGCCGCATCCATGCGCATAAATTGGCCCAGTACGCCTTGGTACAGCCCAGGGGTGACGGATGCGTAATAGGCAACGGGGTGGTTTTGGCTGGCTACGGCGAGGGTTTGTAAGCTGGCCCAGTTGAGGGCGTGATCGCTGCCTTGAGCCTGCTGAATCCATTGGTCAAAATCAGCCTGTTCGGAAACAATGGCTTGGAACCTCATGCCAGAAAAGCCATGGCCGCTGTAGTTGGCTGAGAGGCCGTCATAGCGCCCCGTTTCGGTTGCAATGAGGTTGAGCGTGTTTTGCATGCCGCCCATGGCGTATAGCTGGCTGCCCAGCTGTGGGATGAAAAATGAATTCATGACGCTGTTGGAGGTGATGTTGAAGCGTACGGGCGCGTTGAGCGGCAG comes from Neisseriaceae bacterium CLB008 and encodes:
- the cyoA gene encoding ubiquinol oxidase subunit II, which encodes MPTLLKRTALTLLLMGSSGCSSALMDPKSPIGLAQKDLIITATWLMLIVVIPVFIMIVAFSWRYRASNQRATYAPNWAHSNRIEVIIWLVPIAIIAVLGTLTWRSTHELDPRKPLISASTDTTLEVQVIALDWKWLFIYPDYGVASVNELALPLNAPVRFNITSNSVMNSFFIPQLGSQLYAMGGMQNTLNLIATETGRYDGLSANYSGHGFSGMRFQAIVSEQADFDQWIQQAQGSDHALNWASLQTLAVASQNHPVAYYASVTPGLYQGVLGQFMRMDAASHLAIDVGQATSSDSGFAAKRPTLNGPQPAQP